The segment CGAAGCCTCGGTCGCCTGGGCCTGGCCCTGCAGCAGGGGCAGCATCAGGCCCGGGTGGCGCATGATGCCGCGCTCCCAGCGGGCGGTGGCTTGATCGTCGGGGCGAGAACTCATGGCGAGCGGGGGCGGATGGGGCAAAGGCGCAAGGATAGCGGCTGCGCCGCACCGCCCCACTCCCCGCCCGGGGGCAGGCAGCAAAAAGGGCGGCCGAAGCCGCCCTTTGCCAGGATGCGCGCGGGGCGCGGATCAGGCGGCCGGCGTCGGGTTGCGCAGGCGGATGTGCAGCTCGCGCAGCTGCTTCTCGTCGACCATGGACGGCGCGCCGGTCAGCAGGCACTGGGCGCGCTGGGTCTTGGGGAAGGCGATCACGTCGCGGATGGAATCGGCCTTGGTCATCATGGTGACGATGCGGTCCAGACCGAAGGCCAGGCCACCGTGCGGGGGGGCGCCGTACTGCAGCGCGTCCAGCAGGAAGCCGAACTTGACGCGCTGCTCCTCGGGGCTGATGTTCAGGGCCTCGAAGACCTTGGCCTGCACCTCGGCGCGGTGGATACGCACCGAACCGCCACCCAGCTCCCAGCCGTTGAGCACCATGTCGTAGGCCTTGGCCACGCAGGCACCCGGGTCGGTGACCATCAGGTCCTCATGACCGTCCTTGGGCGCGGTGAAGGGGTGGTGCACGGCGGACCAGCGCTTGTTCTCCTCGTCTTCCTCGAACATCGGGAAGTCCACCACCCACAGCGGCGCCCACTTGTCCTCGAACAGGCCGTTGGCCTTGCCGAACTCGCTGTGGCCGACCTTCAGGCGCAGGGCGCCGATGGCGTCGTTGACAATCTTGGCCTTGTCGGCGCCGAAGAAGATCAGGTCGCCGTCCTGGGCGCCGGTGCGCTTGAGGATCTCGGCGATGGCGGCGTCGTGCAGGTTCTTGACGATGGGCGACTGCAGACCTTCACGGCCCTTGGCCACTTCGTTGACCTTGATCCAAGCCAGGCCCTTGGCGCCGTAGATCTTGACGAACTCGGTGTAGCTGTCGATCTCGCCGCGGCTCAGGGCGGCACCGCCCGGCACGCGCAGGGCGACGACGCGGCCGCCCTTGGTGGTGGCGGGGGTCGAGAAGACCTTGAAGTCCACATCGGCCATCACCTCGGTCAGCTCGGTGAACTGCAGCTTGACGCGCAGATCGGGCTTGTCCGAGCCGTAGAGGAACATGGCGTCGGCGTACTTCATCACCGGGTAGTCGCCCAGCTCGACGTTCAGCGCCTTGCGGAAGACATGGCGGATCATGCCCTCGAACATGGCGCGGATCTCTTCCTCGGTCAGGAAGGAGGTCTCGATATCGATCTGGGTGAACTCGGGCTGACGGTCGGCGCGCAGGTCCTCGTCACGGAAGCACTTGGTGATCTGGTAGTAGCGGTCGAAGCCCGCCACCATCAGCAGCTGCTTGAAGAGCTGGGGCGACTGCGGCAGCGCGAAGAACATGCCGTCATGCACGCGGCTCGGGACCAGGTAGTCGCGCGCGCCTTCGGGCGTGCTCTTGGTCAGCATCGGGGTCTCGATGTCGACGAAGCCATGCTCGTCCAGGAACTTGCGCACTTCCATGGCCACGCGGTAGCGCAGCATCAGGTTGTTCTGCATATAGGGGCGGCGCAGGTCCAGCACGCGATGGGTCAGGCGCGTGGTCTCGCTGAGGTTCTCGTCGTCCAGCTGGAACGGGGGCGTCACCGAGGGGTTCAGCACTTCCAGCTCATGGCACAGCACCTCGATCTTGCCGCTGACCAGGTTGGCGTTCTCGGTGCCGGCGGGGCGCGCACGCACCTTGCCGACCACCTTCACGCAGAACTCGTTGCGCACGTCCTCGGCCACCTTGAACATCTCGGGGCGGTCGGGGTCGCAGACGATCTGCACCAGGCCTTCGCGGTCGCGCAGGTCGATGAAGATCACACCGCCGTGGTCACGGCGGCGATGGGCCCAGCCCATCAGGGTCACGGTCTGGTCGAGCAGCTTTTCGCTGACTTGGCCGGCAT is part of the Shinella sp. XGS7 genome and harbors:
- the aspS gene encoding aspartate--tRNA ligase, translating into MRTCYAGQVSEKLLDQTVTLMGWAHRRRDHGGVIFIDLRDREGLVQIVCDPDRPEMFKVAEDVRNEFCVKVVGKVRARPAGTENANLVSGKIEVLCHELEVLNPSVTPPFQLDDENLSETTRLTHRVLDLRRPYMQNNLMLRYRVAMEVRKFLDEHGFVDIETPMLTKSTPEGARDYLVPSRVHDGMFFALPQSPQLFKQLLMVAGFDRYYQITKCFRDEDLRADRQPEFTQIDIETSFLTEEEIRAMFEGMIRHVFRKALNVELGDYPVMKYADAMFLYGSDKPDLRVKLQFTELTEVMADVDFKVFSTPATTKGGRVVALRVPGGAALSRGEIDSYTEFVKIYGAKGLAWIKVNEVAKGREGLQSPIVKNLHDAAIAEILKRTGAQDGDLIFFGADKAKIVNDAIGALRLKVGHSEFGKANGLFEDKWAPLWVVDFPMFEEDEENKRWSAVHHPFTAPKDGHEDLMVTDPGACVAKAYDMVLNGWELGGGSVRIHRAEVQAKVFEALNISPEEQRVKFGFLLDALQYGAPPHGGLAFGLDRIVTMMTKADSIRDVIAFPKTQRAQCLLTGAPSMVDEKQLRELHIRLRNPTPAA